The following proteins are encoded in a genomic region of Hippoglossus hippoglossus isolate fHipHip1 chromosome 3, fHipHip1.pri, whole genome shotgun sequence:
- the LOC117757074 gene encoding CD81 antigen-like — protein sequence MSEITMGVEGCTKCIKYLLFFFNFIFWLAGGVILGVALWLRHDPKTSNLLELEFEGAHAPSTFYISVHILIAVGAVMMVVGFLGCYGAIQESQCLLGTFFACLVILFACEVAAGIWGFMHKDTVSKEMINFYDSVYDNAMTTSLSDQKKQTTASVLKVFHETLNCCGKGLGTSIMTTLTDSLGITDICPSSKINVSCHTRIQELFSDKVYLIGIAALVVAVIMIFEMIFSMVLCCGIRNSPVY from the exons ATGTCTGAAATAACCATGGGAGTCGAAGGCTGCACCAAATGTATCAAGtacctgctcttcttcttcaacTTCATCTTCTGG CTTGCAGGAGGAGTAATCCTGGGCGTGGCCCTGTGGTTGAGACACGACCCCAAGACAAGCAACCTGCTGGAGCTGGAATTTGAGGGAGCCCATGCCCCCAGCACCTTCTACATCA GTGTCCACATCCTGATCGCTGTCGGTGCAGTGATGATGGTGGTCGGTTTCCTTGGTTGCTATGGCGCCATCCAGGAGTCTCAGTGTCTTTTGGGAACT TTCTTCGCCTGCCTGGTCATCCTGTTCGCATGTGAAGTTGCAGCTGGAATCTGGGGCTTCATGCACAAAGACACT GTGTCGAAGGAGATGATCAACTTCTATGACTCTGTGTATGACAATGCCATGACTACAAGCCTCAGTGACCAGAAGAAGCAGACGACTGCCTCTGTGCTCAAGGTGTTCCATGAGACG ctgaaCTGCTGTGGTAAAGGCCTGGGGACGTCGATTATGACGACCCTCACAGACTCGCTTGGCATAACTGACATCTGCCCCAGCAGTAAAATAAACGTC agttGCCACACAAGGATCCAGGAGCTGTTCTCAGATAAGGTTTACCTGATCGGTATCGCCGCTCTGGTGGTGGCAGTTATTATG ATCTTTGAGATGATCTTCAGCATGGTGTTGTGCTGCGGGATCCGCAACAGCCCGGTGTACTAA